One part of the Sporosarcina ureae genome encodes these proteins:
- a CDS encoding AI-2E family transporter, protein MPSTSPVVGFLGGQSTLFVLLCLLFIGLIILVFTQVSFIFYPIKVFFSTVVLPVVLATILYYLMRPILRFLEERLRIPRVYGILIILLATAGLLTLVIFLVLPFLRLQTINLFDEFPTYFKQLILDTDQFFRNSIFAPVYEGFNFNVNSFLDSGFESIGTFFTETIGGIASGITSFVSALTGIILSIFTVPLILFYLLKDGEKLPQMILRMLPPRLRDDASIIFRNADRQISAYIQGQILVAIAIGIMVSIGFLIIKMKYALLLGVLAMFTSIVPYLGPVIAITPAAIIAIVTSPFMLVKLAIVWTIVQVIEGKFISPQIMGKSLHIHPITIIFVLLTAGSLFGVAGVILGIPAYALLKVVATHMFYLFTLRYNRFETDEEMYYDADSLEEYYEIDRE, encoded by the coding sequence ATACCCTCGACTTCACCGGTAGTTGGATTTCTCGGTGGTCAATCTACATTGTTTGTTTTACTTTGTTTATTGTTCATTGGATTGATCATCTTGGTCTTCACTCAAGTTTCATTTATTTTCTATCCGATTAAAGTATTTTTCTCAACAGTTGTTTTACCGGTCGTACTCGCGACGATTTTGTATTACTTAATGCGTCCTATTCTTCGGTTTTTGGAAGAACGTCTGCGTATACCACGCGTCTACGGAATCTTGATTATTCTACTAGCGACTGCAGGTTTACTAACATTAGTGATTTTCTTAGTATTACCGTTCCTGCGTTTACAGACGATCAATCTATTCGATGAATTCCCAACGTATTTTAAACAGTTAATTTTGGACACCGATCAGTTTTTCCGCAACTCCATATTTGCGCCGGTTTATGAAGGATTCAACTTTAACGTGAATAGCTTCCTTGATTCCGGTTTTGAGAGTATCGGTACGTTCTTCACGGAAACTATAGGTGGCATCGCATCAGGTATTACTTCCTTCGTTTCTGCGTTAACGGGAATCATTTTGAGTATTTTTACGGTACCACTCATACTGTTTTACTTACTGAAAGACGGCGAGAAGTTGCCCCAAATGATTTTGCGTATGTTGCCTCCACGTTTGCGAGACGATGCATCGATCATCTTCCGCAATGCAGATCGGCAAATCAGTGCGTATATTCAAGGACAAATTCTGGTTGCTATTGCGATCGGAATCATGGTGTCGATTGGCTTCCTCATTATTAAAATGAAATATGCGTTGTTGCTCGGGGTACTTGCGATGTTCACGAGTATTGTACCGTATTTAGGTCCAGTCATTGCTATTACGCCCGCAGCTATTATCGCGATTGTCACATCACCGTTCATGCTGGTGAAGCTTGCGATTGTTTGGACGATTGTGCAAGTAATCGAAGGGAAGTTCATTTCACCGCAAATCATGGGAAAATCGCTACATATCCACCCGATCACGATTATTTTCGTCCTACTGACAGCCGGTTCGCTATTCGGTGTCGCTGGAGTGATTCTCGGGATTCCTGCGTATGCGCTGCTGAAGGTAGTCGCGACGCATATGTTTTACTTGTTCACGCTGCGCTATAATCGTTTCGAGACAGATGAAGAGATGTATTATGATGCAGATTCGCTTGAGGAATATTATGAGATAGATAGAGAGTAA
- a CDS encoding ABC-F family ATP-binding cassette domain-containing protein: MLAVSNLSLRFGDRKLFEDVNIQFNPGNCYGLIGANGAGKSTFVKIVSGELEPQTGNVILGKDERMAVLKQNHFEYEEYEVMDLVIMGYKELYEVMKEKDAIYMKEDFSDEDGMRAAELEGEFADMNGWEAESEASVLLQGLGVPESMHHSKMSELDGSNKVKVLLAQALFGKPDVLLLDEPTNNLDTKAIRWLEEFLINFPNTVIVVSHDRYFLNKVCTHIADLDFSKIQIYAGNYDFWYESSQLALKLSQESNKKKEEKVQELQAFIARFSANASKSKQATSRKKTLEKIELDDIKPSSRRYPFVNFTMGREIGNDVVSVKDVTKTVDGKTMIKDASFSLDKEDKIVLIGNPLAKSAMLDMLAGVTESDSGVIKWGVTTTNAYFPMDNSEYFEGSEQTLVDWLRQYSPEDETETFLRGFLGRMLFSGEEVKKSPSVLSGGEKVRCMLSKMMLTSANVLLLDEPTNHLDLESIQALNNGLIAFKGAMIFTSHDHQFIQTIANRVIEINDDGTIFDKSMTYDEYLEFKGQKA, encoded by the coding sequence ATGTTAGCAGTTAGTAATTTAAGTCTTCGCTTCGGCGACCGCAAGCTATTCGAAGACGTCAATATACAGTTCAATCCAGGTAATTGCTATGGATTAATTGGAGCGAATGGCGCAGGAAAATCTACATTTGTCAAAATCGTGTCAGGTGAACTTGAACCTCAAACAGGTAATGTTATTCTTGGAAAAGACGAGCGTATGGCTGTCTTGAAACAGAACCACTTTGAATACGAAGAATATGAAGTAATGGATCTTGTCATCATGGGCTACAAAGAGCTGTATGAAGTGATGAAAGAAAAAGACGCTATTTATATGAAGGAAGACTTCTCCGATGAAGACGGCATGCGTGCAGCTGAACTCGAAGGCGAATTCGCAGATATGAATGGATGGGAAGCAGAATCTGAAGCTTCTGTACTCCTTCAAGGTCTTGGCGTTCCTGAAAGTATGCACCACTCCAAAATGTCTGAACTGGACGGATCAAACAAAGTAAAAGTATTGCTTGCACAAGCATTATTCGGCAAGCCGGACGTTTTGCTACTGGATGAGCCAACAAACAACTTGGACACTAAAGCAATTCGTTGGTTAGAAGAATTCTTAATCAACTTCCCAAACACTGTCATAGTCGTTTCCCATGACCGTTACTTCTTGAATAAAGTATGTACACATATTGCGGATCTTGATTTCAGTAAAATCCAGATCTACGCTGGTAACTATGACTTCTGGTATGAGTCCAGCCAACTGGCGTTGAAACTATCTCAAGAGTCAAACAAGAAAAAAGAAGAAAAAGTTCAGGAATTGCAAGCGTTTATCGCGCGTTTCAGTGCCAACGCTTCAAAATCCAAACAAGCCACTTCACGTAAAAAGACATTGGAAAAAATTGAGTTGGATGACATCAAACCATCTTCTCGCCGTTACCCATTCGTCAACTTTACAATGGGACGCGAAATCGGTAACGATGTTGTATCTGTTAAAGATGTTACGAAAACAGTTGATGGCAAAACAATGATTAAAGATGCTTCTTTCTCACTCGATAAAGAAGACAAAATCGTTTTGATTGGTAACCCACTTGCGAAATCAGCAATGCTTGATATGCTCGCTGGAGTAACTGAGTCGGATTCTGGAGTGATTAAATGGGGCGTTACAACAACTAACGCATACTTCCCAATGGACAACTCGGAGTACTTTGAAGGTTCGGAGCAGACGCTAGTCGATTGGTTGCGTCAATACTCTCCTGAAGATGAAACAGAAACATTCTTGCGTGGATTCCTTGGACGTATGTTGTTCTCTGGTGAAGAAGTGAAGAAAAGTCCTAGCGTATTATCAGGTGGAGAAAAAGTTCGTTGTATGCTATCGAAAATGATGCTTACAAGTGCGAACGTCTTGTTGCTTGATGAACCGACAAACCACTTGGACTTGGAGTCTATCCAAGCGCTTAACAATGGTTTAATTGCGTTTAAAGGCGCTATGATCTTCACATCACATGACCATCAGTTCATCCAAACAATCGCTAATCGTGTAATCGAGATCAATGATGATGGAACGATCTTTGATAAATCGATGACATATGATGAGTATTTGGAGTTTAAAGGTCAGAAAGCATAA
- the modB gene encoding molybdate ABC transporter permease subunit, with amino-acid sequence MDYSPLLLSLKVAAISTFFVFIVGVFIAYLLAKRDFFGKSILEALFLLPLVLPPTVVGFGLLILFGKKGWIGSWLLEWFDFQIVFTWIGAVIASIVVSFPLMYQSAAAAFDSLDERLSNAARTMGASEWRVFWSVVFPLAWPGLLAGLVLSFARGLGEFGATLMLAGYIPGKTDTIPMAIYFAVESGQMEKATFWVVIIITFGFSLILWVNWWSKRNMRRFTKS; translated from the coding sequence ATGGATTACTCTCCATTGTTATTATCTTTAAAAGTGGCTGCCATCTCCACTTTCTTTGTATTTATAGTTGGTGTGTTCATTGCATATTTGCTCGCAAAGCGTGATTTTTTCGGAAAAAGTATATTGGAAGCCCTGTTTTTGCTGCCACTTGTGTTACCCCCGACTGTTGTTGGATTCGGTTTACTTATTTTATTCGGCAAAAAAGGCTGGATTGGAAGTTGGTTACTTGAGTGGTTCGATTTTCAGATTGTCTTTACGTGGATTGGCGCTGTCATTGCTTCGATTGTTGTGTCATTTCCGCTGATGTATCAAAGTGCTGCGGCCGCTTTTGACAGTTTGGATGAACGGCTATCCAATGCCGCGCGTACGATGGGCGCTTCTGAATGGCGCGTCTTCTGGTCAGTAGTGTTTCCGCTCGCTTGGCCTGGATTGCTGGCAGGGTTGGTGCTTTCATTCGCAAGGGGACTTGGGGAGTTTGGTGCTACGTTGATGTTGGCAGGGTACATACCGGGTAAAACCGACACCATTCCAATGGCGATCTACTTTGCAGTGGAGTCGGGTCAGATGGAAAAGGCGACGTTTTGGGTCGTTATCATCATTACATTCGGATTTAGTTTGATTTTATGGGTGAACTGGTGGAGCAAACGTAATATGAGACGTTTTACAAAATCGTGA
- a CDS encoding cold-shock protein, with product MKQGTVKWFNAEKGFGFIEVDGEEDIFVHFSAIQGDGFKSLDEGQQVEFEVVEGNRGLQAANVVKI from the coding sequence ATGAAACAAGGTACAGTAAAATGGTTTAACGCAGAAAAGGGCTTCGGTTTTATCGAAGTTGACGGAGAAGAAGACATCTTTGTACACTTCTCAGCAATCCAAGGCGACGGATTCAAATCTCTTGACGAAGGTCAGCAGGTTGAATTTGAAGTTGTCGAAGGAAACCGTGGTCTACAAGCAGCTAACGTTGTTAAAATCTAA
- a CDS encoding LCP family protein encodes MDEHFDEQQPHRRKKKRKLRVGRVFITAVLLFTVTISAYSYFQYKQGKAMTAGSKINPGEFQGDLLNPQDPTTENYLLLGVDNDGSGKYRTDTMMVLSWDQTAGTAHLISFMRDIYAQIPGYQSYKLNTAYYLGGVQTAKETISGMFNIPIHHYAVVDFDNFESIMDIAFPKGLEMNVQNEMSEKIGVTLKPGVQRLNGKELLGYARFRADDEGDFGRVNRQQEVIQAVKDELFSVSTVLQAPKVAGALDNFIETNLTSKDELTRVLTIVAKRKLDLQTLRIPVEGSYSFTSYSHAGSVIDIDLDKNREAIRSFLATP; translated from the coding sequence ATGGATGAACACTTCGACGAACAGCAGCCACATCGCAGGAAAAAGAAGCGTAAATTACGCGTTGGCAGAGTTTTTATAACAGCAGTATTGCTATTCACTGTAACGATTTCGGCTTATAGCTACTTTCAATATAAACAAGGCAAGGCAATGACAGCGGGCAGCAAGATCAACCCTGGAGAATTTCAAGGCGATTTGCTAAACCCGCAAGATCCAACGACAGAGAATTATTTATTGCTCGGTGTCGATAATGATGGATCAGGAAAATACCGTACCGATACGATGATGGTATTATCTTGGGACCAAACAGCTGGTACCGCACATTTAATTTCATTTATGCGAGATATTTATGCACAGATCCCAGGGTACCAGTCGTATAAACTGAATACCGCCTATTACTTGGGTGGTGTCCAAACTGCGAAAGAAACGATTTCGGGGATGTTCAATATACCTATTCATCATTACGCAGTCGTCGATTTTGATAATTTCGAATCCATTATGGACATTGCGTTTCCGAAGGGTCTTGAAATGAACGTTCAAAATGAAATGTCTGAAAAAATCGGAGTCACGCTAAAACCTGGCGTCCAGCGATTAAACGGCAAAGAGTTACTTGGTTATGCACGATTCCGCGCAGATGATGAAGGGGATTTCGGGCGAGTCAATCGCCAGCAGGAAGTGATTCAAGCAGTAAAGGACGAGCTATTTAGCGTATCAACAGTCTTGCAAGCACCGAAAGTAGCTGGTGCACTCGATAACTTCATTGAGACGAACCTCACTTCAAAGGATGAGCTAACAAGAGTGCTGACAATTGTTGCGAAACGTAAACTGGATCTTCAAACATTACGTATTCCAGTTGAAGGAAGTTATTCTTTTACTTCCTATAGTCACGCAGGATCTGTAATTGATATTGATTTAGATAAAAATAGAGAAGCGATTCGTTCGTTTTTAGCTACACCATAA
- the modA gene encoding molybdate ABC transporter substrate-binding protein gives MKHFLLSTLFVMLTIFLIGCSDTDNTDATDQETPEAEILVSAAASLTDALEDLKADFEEANEGVTVTYNFGSSGKLATNIENGAPSDVFLSASSKDMNEMEDKGLLINESRKDFTENALVLIAHKDSDSTISSFEEIDPAALNHFAVGEPESVPVGRYTKETFENLDLWEPLKEKLVLGSDVRQVLTHVEMGNADYGVVYSSDAFISDDVKVLAVADTGWHSPIVYPGAVVKDSKHQEAAQQFLNYLTGAEGKEALQKFGFK, from the coding sequence GTGAAACATTTTTTACTTTCTACTTTGTTCGTTATGCTAACTATTTTTCTGATAGGATGTTCAGATACGGATAATACGGATGCAACAGATCAAGAAACACCTGAAGCTGAAATATTAGTCTCAGCTGCCGCTAGCTTAACTGACGCACTTGAAGACTTGAAAGCAGATTTTGAAGAAGCCAACGAAGGTGTTACCGTTACATACAACTTCGGAAGTTCTGGTAAACTGGCAACCAATATTGAAAATGGCGCGCCGTCTGATGTCTTCTTATCAGCAAGTTCAAAAGACATGAATGAAATGGAAGACAAAGGCTTACTCATCAATGAATCAAGAAAAGACTTTACTGAGAATGCGCTCGTATTGATTGCACACAAAGATTCTGACAGTACGATTTCTTCATTTGAAGAAATTGATCCGGCAGCACTCAATCATTTCGCAGTAGGCGAGCCGGAATCCGTTCCGGTTGGACGCTATACGAAAGAGACATTTGAAAACTTGGATTTATGGGAGCCTTTGAAAGAAAAGTTAGTTTTAGGATCCGACGTACGGCAAGTGTTGACACATGTGGAAATGGGCAATGCGGATTACGGTGTCGTGTACTCGAGCGACGCGTTCATTTCGGACGATGTGAAAGTATTGGCTGTGGCAGACACGGGTTGGCACTCGCCAATCGTCTATCCTGGGGCTGTTGTTAAAGACTCGAAGCATCAGGAAGCTGCACAGCAATTCCTTAATTATTTAACGGGTGCTGAAGGTAAAGAGGCATTACAGAAGTTTGGATTTAAGTAA
- a CDS encoding ABC transporter ATP-binding protein, giving the protein MLHVEITKQLAHYEMNIHFQMCSEILVLVGRSGSGKTTILNSIAGLTHPDSGMILSKEQTFYETGEKPLPARDRQIGYLFQDYALFPHKTVEKNIWFGVKKNRRKESTETIRELLHVLGIEHLLQKYPHQISGGEKQRVGLARALATQPSVLLLDEPLSALDRETRKQCQDELLRLHDRWKIPFIVVTHDLDEAERLGDRIIYLNEGQIEDEKWKKQLISTY; this is encoded by the coding sequence ATGTTGCATGTAGAAATCACTAAACAGCTCGCACACTATGAGATGAATATTCATTTTCAAATGTGTTCAGAGATTCTTGTATTAGTTGGTCGATCAGGCTCTGGTAAGACCACTATCCTGAACAGCATTGCGGGCCTTACACATCCAGATTCCGGCATGATTCTTTCAAAAGAACAAACATTTTATGAAACCGGCGAAAAACCATTGCCCGCTCGTGATCGTCAAATCGGTTATTTATTCCAAGATTATGCGTTATTTCCGCATAAGACAGTGGAGAAGAATATTTGGTTTGGTGTTAAAAAGAATCGGCGAAAAGAGAGTACCGAAACCATTCGTGAGTTACTTCACGTACTGGGCATTGAACATTTATTGCAGAAGTATCCGCACCAAATCTCGGGTGGTGAAAAGCAACGCGTTGGCTTAGCGAGAGCGTTAGCTACACAACCTTCCGTACTATTGCTCGATGAACCATTATCTGCTCTTGATAGAGAAACACGTAAACAGTGTCAGGATGAGCTATTACGCCTGCACGACCGTTGGAAAATCCCTTTTATTGTCGTTACGCATGATTTAGATGAAGCAGAACGTCTTGGAGACCGGATTATTTATTTAAATGAAGGACAAATTGAAGATGAAAAGTGGAAAAAACAATTGATTTCCACCTATTAA
- a CDS encoding CynX/NimT family MFS transporter: MRSKSSQILLLFAIFLVALNLRPAITSIGPMLDIIRDDLALSNTQVSLLTVIPVICMGVFAMLAPILNKAIGLNKTMYLMLLLLAVATGIRFSVTSFSVLLLTAFIAGVAIAVIGPLLSALIKQYFPMHVAVVVGIYSFGMGMGATLSTGLTGVFYEKVGSYSFALAVWAAIAVLGMIAWAVTAKHPIEVKQVSEQPVVKGENPWRSKKAWSFLIFFGLQTALFFSVLTYLVPIAVSNGMTLLQAGTLLSLMTVVQIFMNIGFPIVLQKFTSRTPALVVILALGIVSIGLMWTADPLWFAIGVLVMGIPLGGLFPICLLMPMDATDTAEETNSWTAMMQTGGFIIGGILPLLVASLYDYTENHYVTLFVFLLLFVAMLGLALQIGRSAKQSS; encoded by the coding sequence TTGCGCTCTAAATCTAGTCAAATTCTTTTATTATTTGCGATCTTCTTAGTCGCGCTCAATTTACGACCAGCCATTACATCTATTGGGCCCATGCTGGATATTATTCGAGATGATTTGGCGTTGTCTAACACACAAGTGAGTCTCTTAACTGTTATTCCAGTCATTTGCATGGGGGTATTCGCCATGCTCGCACCGATACTGAATAAAGCGATCGGCTTAAACAAGACGATGTACTTAATGTTGCTGTTACTTGCTGTAGCAACCGGAATTCGCTTTTCGGTTACGTCATTTAGTGTATTATTATTGACAGCTTTCATTGCGGGAGTCGCGATTGCTGTTATTGGACCTTTGCTGTCCGCGCTAATCAAACAGTATTTTCCGATGCATGTTGCAGTAGTAGTCGGCATTTATTCATTCGGTATGGGGATGGGGGCGACGCTAAGCACAGGTTTAACGGGGGTTTTTTATGAAAAAGTAGGGTCCTATTCATTTGCGCTAGCCGTTTGGGCCGCTATTGCGGTTCTAGGAATGATTGCGTGGGCAGTCACCGCCAAGCATCCAATTGAAGTGAAGCAAGTGTCAGAACAACCTGTAGTAAAAGGGGAAAATCCATGGCGCAGCAAGAAGGCATGGAGTTTCCTTATATTCTTCGGTTTACAGACGGCATTGTTCTTCTCCGTTTTAACGTATCTCGTTCCGATTGCTGTATCGAACGGCATGACGCTTTTACAGGCGGGGACATTGCTTAGTTTGATGACGGTTGTGCAGATCTTCATGAATATCGGTTTCCCGATTGTCTTGCAAAAGTTTACAAGTAGAACGCCAGCACTTGTTGTAATTCTCGCGCTCGGTATTGTGTCGATTGGCTTGATGTGGACGGCAGATCCGTTGTGGTTCGCAATCGGCGTACTCGTGATGGGCATTCCGCTCGGTGGGTTATTCCCGATTTGCTTGCTCATGCCAATGGACGCTACTGATACAGCCGAAGAAACGAATTCTTGGACTGCGATGATGCAGACAGGGGGGTTCATCATAGGTGGAATCTTGCCTCTACTCGTCGCTTCCTTATATGACTACACAGAAAATCATTACGTTACATTGTTCGTATTTCTTCTTTTATTTGTGGCAATGCTAGGACTAGCGTTGCAAATAGGTCGATCCGCCAAGCAAAGCTCGTGA
- a CDS encoding 5-bromo-4-chloroindolyl phosphate hydrolysis family protein encodes MTNIKNFFTRHLIMAPTSFLTWFILIGGTSINFFLGSAIGIAMYAGGNVAIKELQLRSTLKQFGMARSEYKHIEQQLSESKKKLKQLGNMYGQVRSIQAFRQVYDMSSMARRIIKIVQNNPRKFYQVESFFYAHLDSVVELTSKYSLLVNQPLKDQEIKVALQHTRETLADLSLEMERDLRNAVATDLEKLRMEIDYVDITLKRNKPLLESKGEHSNDR; translated from the coding sequence ATGACGAATATAAAAAACTTTTTCACACGACACTTAATTATGGCGCCTACTAGTTTCCTGACATGGTTCATCCTCATCGGTGGGACGAGCATCAATTTCTTCCTAGGGTCCGCAATCGGGATTGCCATGTATGCAGGAGGCAACGTAGCCATTAAAGAACTGCAGTTACGTTCCACACTGAAACAATTCGGTATGGCGCGCTCTGAATATAAACATATTGAACAACAATTGAGTGAATCCAAGAAAAAACTGAAACAACTCGGTAATATGTATGGACAAGTACGTTCGATTCAAGCATTTAGACAAGTGTACGACATGTCTTCAATGGCTCGACGTATCATCAAAATTGTCCAAAACAACCCACGGAAGTTCTATCAAGTCGAGAGCTTTTTCTATGCGCACTTGGACTCGGTCGTAGAACTTACTTCAAAGTATAGCTTGCTAGTGAATCAACCATTAAAAGATCAAGAGATCAAAGTTGCCTTGCAGCATACACGCGAAACATTAGCCGATTTAAGTCTCGAAATGGAACGCGATCTTCGAAATGCCGTAGCAACCGATTTAGAGAAACTACGCATGGAAATTGATTATGTGGACATTACACTCAAGAGAAACAAACCGTTGCTCGAATCGAAAGGGGAACATTCTAATGACAGATAA
- a CDS encoding helix-turn-helix transcriptional regulator codes for MKSTFVIRQRAFLKLYMLHKAEEGNLYGLQILDDLLDHFRDLGYRPTKSEVYKSLHDLLNDGLIVRHPVHKQGTEMQTLYIYRIGDQEKVKAYKDLIKFELDRSISLLNRALVDNYSQKRK; via the coding sequence ATGAAGAGTACATTTGTCATTCGTCAGAGAGCTTTTCTGAAGCTCTACATGCTACATAAAGCAGAAGAGGGGAACTTGTATGGTCTACAAATATTAGATGACCTTCTAGACCATTTCAGAGACCTTGGTTACCGTCCGACTAAGTCTGAAGTATATAAATCGCTTCATGATTTACTAAACGACGGCCTGATTGTTAGACATCCGGTCCATAAACAGGGGACAGAGATGCAGACACTTTACATCTACCGTATAGGGGATCAGGAAAAGGTGAAAGCGTACAAAGACTTAATCAAGTTTGAACTGGATCGATCCATATCGTTACTTAACAGAGCGTTAGTAGACAACTACTCGCAAAAAAGAAAATAA
- a CDS encoding DUF1033 family protein, whose amino-acid sequence MYEVVYMKADFEPWWMFEEWRDYSVTSKTFTNEIETQAYIEEVISKMESYFEHYEVRKGCFHAFWSTTEKYYCDGCEGDLQLYHGIIVLLNGEPNIS is encoded by the coding sequence ATGTATGAAGTGGTATACATGAAGGCGGACTTTGAGCCGTGGTGGATGTTTGAAGAGTGGAGAGACTATAGCGTCACATCCAAAACATTTACGAATGAAATCGAAACGCAAGCATATATTGAAGAAGTGATCAGCAAGATGGAATCATACTTTGAGCATTATGAAGTTCGTAAAGGTTGTTTCCACGCATTTTGGTCGACAACCGAAAAATATTATTGCGATGGCTGTGAAGGAGATTTACAATTGTATCACGGTATCATTGTGTTACTAAACGGTGAACCGAACATATCGTAA